In Gemmatimonadaceae bacterium, the following are encoded in one genomic region:
- a CDS encoding DUF58 domain-containing protein: MSTPLQMDPATLARIGNLELVARWVVDGFIAGLHRSPHLGVSTDFAEHRPYAPGDDIRRVDWRVYARTERTYVKTYESETNTNFTILLDVSASMGFGHGGITKLAYARLVAATLAWFSRRQRDRVGLVTFAGDALREIVPPAARHLPNILHALGRATASGRGTLARPLLTVAQSQPRRGVFVLLSDLYEPVDDVSRALAPLTGAGHDVIVMQVLDAAERSFPFDGATTFRDLESGERMAVSPAALRARYVAAMDAHVAAMRARLGGARVDYSLVDTSMPLDRVLFDYLLRREFLRTAA; this comes from the coding sequence GTGAGCACGCCGCTGCAGATGGATCCTGCCACGCTGGCGCGCATCGGCAACCTGGAGCTGGTGGCGCGCTGGGTCGTGGACGGGTTCATCGCGGGGCTGCACCGCTCCCCGCACCTCGGCGTGTCCACCGACTTCGCCGAGCACCGGCCGTATGCCCCGGGGGACGACATCCGGCGCGTGGACTGGCGGGTGTATGCGCGCACCGAACGCACCTACGTCAAGACCTACGAGTCGGAGACCAACACCAACTTCACGATCCTGCTCGACGTGTCGGCGTCGATGGGGTTCGGGCACGGCGGGATCACGAAGCTGGCGTATGCCCGCCTGGTGGCGGCGACGCTGGCCTGGTTCTCGCGCCGGCAGCGCGACCGCGTGGGCCTGGTCACCTTCGCCGGCGATGCCCTGCGCGAGATCGTGCCGCCGGCGGCGCGGCACCTGCCGAACATCCTCCACGCGCTCGGGCGCGCGACCGCGTCCGGCAGGGGGACGCTCGCGCGACCGCTGCTGACCGTCGCGCAGTCGCAGCCGCGCCGCGGGGTGTTCGTGCTGCTGTCGGACCTCTACGAGCCGGTCGATGACGTCTCGCGCGCGCTCGCGCCGCTCACGGGCGCCGGCCACGACGTGATCGTGATGCAGGTGCTGGATGCAGCCGAGCGCTCCTTTCCCTTCGACGGGGCGACGACGTTCCGCGACCTCGAGAGCGGCGAGCGCATGGCGGTGAGCCCCGCCGCGCTGCGGGCGCGGTACGTGGCGGCGATGGACGCACATGTCGCGGCGATGCGTGCGCGGCTGGGTGGCGCGCGCGTCGACTACTCCCTCGTCGACACCTCGATGCCCCTCGACCGGGTGCTGTTCGACTACCTCCTGCGGCGCGAGTTCCTGCGCACGGCCGCCTGA
- a CDS encoding tetratricopeptide repeat protein — translation MRQPVQHAGQIACLSWVLWCASIVAAPLVAQPAVRTTAAPRTDATSLLGRGDYTAAVAAAATGPGGTALTPAHAVVLVRALVALGRAHEAVERSARWRGDPAVAGALGMAHEETGDLDAADASWVVAGRGADSLRARVERLRLQYARGGGDSTLARLRGVLSVAEARGAPRTAGEAHALAAAARLLGRTDPPRFKDALRLYDRALALEPARQDARAELAELFLEKYNSAEARATLQQVLAMNPRHPRALAALVRLDAFDGRRTPRDPLTTLLAVNPSSAVGHALAARRLVDAERYDDAVAQARRGLVLDSVAPAPLVAIAAARWIANDTVGHRVALAQAHRRLPGSAAAEVELAEVSARNRLYADAVTFARAGVARDPRDARALALLGINLLRTGDVVAGRAALDRAFALDPYDVWVKNTLDLLDAFATARIVATPHFDLVVERDDAELMALYASPLAEAAYAALTSRYGFQPDGRVRVEFFRSHADFSVRAVGLAGLGALGVAFGNVLAIDAPPARPRGAFNWGAVLWHEFAHTITLGATANRVPRWVSEGLSVHEERRARPDWGGGATPTLIAAYAAGRLQPVSRLNDGFVHPRFGEEVILSYALSAYVFEMLEQRRGVDGLRALLTGYRAGGATPALMQAVYGLTPDSLDATFDRWFRAKFAREFGAVQATPRDPAAKTGDSALIPDESGDSALSVGGTFREVMTAAAAAAQRRDWHAVVPAATRAISLFPGWADAGSGYHLLATASLALGDTAAAIRTLTRLTEQNGDAIEENLTLARLAEATADTALAVAALERATAIDPFDAATQVHLGSLAYARAAWPASIRARRAVLALGPADRAGAYYQLALALDGAGDRTAARREVLRALDLAPTFEAAQDLLLRLRAPGRAP, via the coding sequence ATGAGGCAGCCCGTGCAGCACGCGGGGCAGATCGCATGCCTGTCATGGGTGTTGTGGTGTGCGTCGATCGTCGCCGCGCCGCTGGTCGCGCAGCCGGCAGTGCGCACCACGGCGGCGCCGCGCACCGATGCGACGTCGCTGCTTGGGCGCGGTGACTACACCGCGGCCGTCGCTGCCGCAGCCACGGGGCCCGGTGGCACGGCGCTGACGCCTGCGCACGCCGTGGTGCTCGTGCGTGCGCTCGTGGCGCTGGGGCGCGCCCATGAGGCGGTGGAGCGCAGCGCGCGGTGGCGCGGCGATCCCGCCGTGGCTGGTGCGCTCGGGATGGCGCACGAGGAGACGGGCGACCTGGACGCGGCGGATGCCTCGTGGGTCGTCGCGGGCCGCGGGGCCGATTCGCTGCGTGCGAGGGTGGAACGCCTGCGGCTGCAGTACGCACGTGGCGGTGGCGACAGCACGCTCGCACGGCTGCGAGGTGTGCTGTCGGTCGCGGAGGCTCGCGGGGCGCCGCGCACGGCGGGCGAGGCACATGCGCTGGCCGCCGCTGCGCGCCTGCTGGGTCGCACCGACCCGCCGCGCTTCAAGGATGCGCTGCGGCTCTACGATCGGGCGCTGGCACTGGAGCCGGCGCGCCAGGACGCGCGTGCCGAGCTGGCTGAGCTGTTCCTCGAGAAGTACAACAGCGCCGAGGCGCGCGCGACGCTCCAGCAGGTGCTGGCCATGAATCCGCGCCATCCTCGCGCGCTGGCCGCGCTGGTGCGGCTGGACGCCTTCGACGGGCGTCGCACGCCGCGCGATCCACTCACCACGCTGCTGGCGGTGAATCCGTCGAGTGCGGTGGGGCACGCGCTTGCGGCACGCCGCCTGGTCGACGCCGAGCGGTACGACGATGCCGTGGCGCAGGCGCGGCGCGGGCTGGTGCTGGACAGTGTGGCGCCGGCGCCGCTGGTGGCGATCGCGGCGGCGCGCTGGATCGCGAACGACACGGTGGGCCACCGCGTGGCGCTTGCGCAGGCGCACCGGCGGCTGCCCGGGTCGGCCGCGGCCGAAGTGGAGCTGGCGGAGGTGTCGGCACGCAACCGGCTGTATGCCGATGCGGTGACGTTCGCTCGCGCGGGGGTGGCCCGCGATCCGCGCGATGCCCGCGCCCTCGCTCTGCTCGGCATCAACCTGCTGCGCACCGGCGACGTGGTGGCGGGGCGCGCGGCGCTCGACCGGGCCTTCGCGCTGGATCCGTATGACGTGTGGGTGAAGAACACCCTCGACCTGCTGGATGCCTTCGCGACCGCCCGCATTGTCGCGACGCCGCACTTCGACCTGGTGGTCGAGCGGGACGATGCGGAGCTGATGGCACTCTACGCGTCGCCGTTGGCGGAGGCGGCATACGCGGCGCTCACGTCCCGCTACGGCTTCCAGCCCGACGGCCGGGTGCGTGTGGAGTTCTTCCGGAGCCACGCCGACTTCAGCGTGCGCGCCGTGGGGCTGGCTGGTCTGGGTGCCCTCGGCGTGGCCTTCGGGAACGTGCTCGCCATCGACGCGCCGCCGGCCCGGCCGCGCGGTGCGTTCAACTGGGGCGCCGTGCTCTGGCACGAGTTCGCGCACACCATCACGCTCGGTGCCACCGCGAACCGGGTGCCGCGCTGGGTGTCGGAGGGGCTCTCGGTGCACGAGGAACGGCGTGCGCGGCCGGACTGGGGCGGCGGGGCGACGCCGACCCTCATCGCCGCCTACGCCGCCGGCCGGCTGCAGCCGGTCAGCCGCCTCAACGACGGCTTCGTGCACCCCCGCTTCGGCGAGGAAGTGATCCTGTCGTACGCCCTGTCCGCGTACGTCTTCGAGATGCTGGAGCAGCGGCGCGGCGTGGATGGCCTGCGTGCGCTGCTCACCGGCTACCGCGCCGGCGGCGCCACGCCGGCGCTGATGCAGGCAGTGTACGGCCTCACCCCCGACTCGCTCGACGCCACCTTCGACCGCTGGTTCCGCGCGAAGTTCGCCCGCGAGTTCGGCGCCGTGCAGGCCACCCCTCGCGATCCCGCTGCGAAAACCGGTGACAGTGCACTCATTCCCGACGAATCCGGTGACAGTGCACTCAGTGTCGGCGGGACGTTCCGCGAGGTCATGACGGCCGCCGCCGCCGCCGCCCAGCGCCGCGACTGGCACGCCGTGGTGCCCGCCGCCACCCGTGCCATCAGCCTCTTCCCGGGCTGGGCGGACGCGGGGAGCGGATACCACCTGCTGGCCACCGCCAGCCTTGCACTCGGTGACACCGCCGCCGCGATCCGGACACTCACGCGCCTCACGGAGCAGAACGGCGATGCGATCGAGGAGAACCTGACCCTCGCCCGGCTGGCGGAGGCCACGGCCGACACCGCCCTGGCGGTGGCGGCGCTGGAACGCGCGACGGCCATCGACCCGTTCGATGCGGCGACGCAGGTGCACCTGGGCTCGCTGGCCTACGCCCGCGCCGCCTGGCCCGCCTCGATCCGTGCGCGGCGCGCCGTGCTGGCACTCGGTCCCGCCGATCGCGCCGGTGCGTACTATCAGCTGGCACTGGCACTCGACGGGGCAGGCGACCGCACCGCCGCGCGACGCGAGGTGCTGCGCGCCCTCGACCTCGCCCCCACCTTCGAGGCAGCCCAGGACCTGCTGCTCCGTCTCCGCGCCCCCGGGAGGGCCCCATGA
- a CDS encoding VWA domain-containing protein, which translates to MPVLAPLFLLGLGAVVVPLLVHLVQRERHEPTAFPSFMFLDRTPSPVSARRHLRNPWLLLLRVLALVALALAFARPVLGRRAAGAGVDPRRRDVVVLLDRSFSMRAGARWQAARAAVDSVIGTLTPADRMTLVPFDRLAIAVTPATGDAAVLRAALATLAPTDESTRLAAGVAVARQRLDAGDAPRKVLVVVSDFQRSGWDLTEDARLAPATEIVPVDVAGAAPVPDHAVRAVEVRMVRNQSRMEAVVGARLSNQGAAVSDIAVTLEVGGRVVQQRTVSLPRDGGTTVTFDAVPVTPEVVPARVRLAPDALPGDDAFHFLLQQEAVVPVLVVAQDPGPFLTRALSIGEMPRFDVTVRTPGRVSAADLAGRALVVLPDGAFPSGLGAVRLTAFVGNGGGLLVARGAAAEERSWPASARSLLPGAIGRVTDHSASGGAVLASLDARHPALALLAGPRAGDLAAARFQRVRAIDTTAGVLARFDDGTVALTEHAVGRGRVLTFASSLDGRWNDLPRQPAFLPLVQQLALHAAAWREAPRAMEIGASVRPADLAGAAGAGVARWSVTAPSGARTTIGGAGAAAVLQPREAGVFALRPGGSPGARPVLVAANIAPAELDFASFDGARLPAALAGAPAATSATRAEALQESPADREARQSGWWYLLAAAALLLVVEGLVARTVLTSSMADDIERGAVAPAPAGRSR; encoded by the coding sequence ATGCCGGTGCTCGCGCCGCTCTTCCTGCTTGGCCTCGGCGCCGTGGTCGTGCCGCTGCTGGTGCACCTGGTGCAGCGCGAGCGGCACGAGCCCACGGCGTTCCCGTCGTTCATGTTCCTCGATCGCACCCCGTCGCCCGTCTCGGCACGGCGCCACCTGCGCAACCCCTGGCTGCTGCTGCTGCGCGTGCTGGCCCTGGTCGCGCTCGCGCTGGCCTTCGCACGCCCCGTGCTGGGCCGCCGGGCCGCCGGCGCCGGCGTGGACCCGCGCCGGCGCGACGTGGTGGTGCTGCTCGATCGGTCGTTCTCGATGCGGGCGGGCGCGCGCTGGCAGGCGGCACGGGCCGCGGTGGACAGCGTGATCGGCACGCTGACACCCGCCGATCGCATGACGCTGGTGCCGTTCGACCGGCTCGCGATCGCCGTCACGCCGGCCACCGGTGACGCAGCGGTGTTGCGCGCCGCCCTCGCGACACTCGCACCGACGGATGAGTCGACGCGCCTCGCCGCCGGCGTGGCGGTGGCGCGCCAGCGACTCGATGCCGGTGACGCACCGCGCAAGGTGCTGGTGGTGGTGTCGGACTTCCAGCGCAGCGGCTGGGACCTCACCGAGGATGCACGACTGGCGCCTGCGACGGAGATCGTGCCGGTGGACGTGGCCGGCGCGGCGCCGGTGCCGGACCATGCGGTGCGCGCCGTGGAGGTGCGGATGGTGCGCAACCAATCGCGGATGGAGGCGGTGGTCGGCGCGCGGCTCTCGAACCAGGGCGCGGCCGTCAGCGACATCGCGGTCACGCTGGAAGTGGGCGGTCGCGTGGTGCAGCAGCGCACCGTGAGCCTGCCGCGTGACGGTGGCACCACCGTCACCTTCGACGCCGTGCCGGTGACGCCGGAGGTGGTGCCTGCACGCGTGCGCCTGGCCCCCGATGCGCTGCCGGGCGACGATGCCTTCCACTTCCTGCTGCAGCAGGAGGCGGTGGTGCCGGTGCTGGTGGTGGCGCAGGATCCTGGCCCGTTCCTCACCCGCGCCCTCTCCATCGGTGAGATGCCGCGCTTCGACGTGACGGTGCGGACGCCCGGGCGCGTGAGCGCCGCGGACCTGGCGGGCCGTGCCCTGGTCGTGCTCCCGGATGGGGCGTTCCCATCCGGGCTGGGGGCAGTGCGGCTGACGGCGTTCGTCGGGAACGGTGGCGGGTTGCTCGTCGCGCGTGGCGCGGCGGCGGAGGAACGGAGCTGGCCTGCGTCGGCGCGCAGCCTGCTCCCCGGCGCGATCGGGCGCGTCACCGACCACAGCGCGTCGGGCGGTGCCGTGCTCGCATCCCTCGACGCGCGCCACCCCGCGCTGGCGCTGCTGGCCGGCCCGCGTGCCGGCGACCTCGCGGCAGCGCGCTTCCAGCGTGTGCGCGCCATCGACACCACCGCCGGCGTGCTGGCGCGGTTCGACGACGGCACGGTCGCACTCACCGAACACGCAGTGGGACGCGGACGCGTGCTCACCTTCGCGTCGTCGCTGGATGGCCGCTGGAACGACCTCCCGCGCCAGCCGGCATTCCTGCCACTCGTGCAGCAACTCGCGCTGCACGCCGCGGCCTGGCGCGAGGCGCCGCGGGCGATGGAAATCGGGGCGAGCGTGCGGCCCGCCGACCTGGCTGGTGCGGCCGGCGCGGGTGTCGCCCGCTGGAGCGTCACCGCACCCTCCGGCGCGCGCACGACGATCGGCGGTGCCGGCGCGGCGGCGGTGCTCCAGCCTCGCGAGGCTGGCGTGTTCGCGCTCCGGCCGGGTGGCAGTCCCGGCGCACGGCCGGTGCTGGTGGCGGCCAACATCGCACCGGCGGAACTCGACTTCGCGTCGTTCGATGGCGCTCGCCTTCCGGCCGCCCTGGCTGGCGCACCTGCGGCAACGTCGGCGACCCGGGCCGAGGCACTGCAGGAGTCGCCCGCGGACCGCGAGGCGCGCCAGTCGGGCTGGTGGTACCTGCTCGCGGCCGCCGCACTGTTGCTGGTGGTGGAGGGCCTCGTCGCACGCACCGTGCTCACGTCGTCGATGGCAGACGACATCGAGCGCGGGGCAGTGGCGCCGGCACCGGCGGGGCGCTCGCGATGA
- a CDS encoding DUF4175 family protein, whose amino-acid sequence MSAQPVTSPASLVPLLRQARRRWRLRHLAVGVAITAGAVCTVLGIGALVLEAARFTPASITWARIALGIVTAIAVARWMLWPLVRRLPDDRLALYLEERVPLLGGAVLTAATLRSRDTTGHSAVLERGLVADATRRLDASPAVRSLERPATLRALACAAGAVLVFALLLHFGPPYLRLGATRLLSPSQAAALTPVYHIALTPDSLVVPRGSDVQLGAVLAGFRPELVELVIRRGADTVPERIAMGAGTAPGAHVVRLFDVTEDAEFHVEAAGVRSTMGRLIVKDLPGVERIGVELRFPGYMNLEPSVTDDGGDIAAPAGATALLKVHVTRPVSAGVLVFDAGPPVPLTRLDDSTVTAQFGVRRDGFYRVELTAPDGTVVRGTVEYIVDALEDAAPEVRIRQPGRDLRPTSVDEVFIQVEASDDYGVGRLELLYRVNGGAETVVTLTGGTGVRPRDVIAAHTLFLEEMSLAAGDVVSYYARVLDNDQRPRPKAGVSDIQFLTIRPFRRDYRQNQQGGGGEAGGPQEMNPGSLVQRQRDIVAATFRTERDRATAGASALRGDLSTLHLSQGRLRAELEALLRRVARPAAQAADSNFRVLADVLPKAGTEMKAAEELLVQGRTGDALAPEQRALQWLEKAEAAFREVQVSMQQQGGGGGGGGGNASDLADLLELQTDKMRNQYDQVQRSREEGGARQADETLERLKRLAARQQQELARQRASQGQQGSAGGASQRQLAEETEAAARQLERLAREQQSPALSQTAQEMRQAADAMRRSAASGGSGGGATQGGAAAQAAAERLESARRALESARGAAASAGIGGATDRARALAESQRAVQRDVRDMAATGTTRVEQQRTLDARKQEMEAGVTALAADLDRLARENRRANPRAARAAQDAAASIRSSRVGEKIRFSRDVLRSRGSGEYARNLERSIQQDLDSLEQRVAGAAVAAREGRDSSQRSTRALAQARDLVRGLSSLDDRVRERAGSPRAGSPGAAAPAEGTAGGGAPEGRSAQGGGAGQGAPGGGGGAGRLSDDARQLSRELAAQGAAARQLRRTLQGTGADTRELDRAITRLDALDGAQVLGDSAALAQLRGGVVENLKAFEFALRRKLGAPDAGGPALGGSGRVPARYRAMVDEYFRSLSARP is encoded by the coding sequence ATGAGCGCGCAGCCGGTGACCTCGCCGGCGTCACTCGTGCCGCTGCTGCGGCAGGCGCGGCGCCGCTGGCGCCTGCGTCACCTCGCCGTCGGTGTCGCGATCACGGCCGGTGCAGTGTGCACGGTGCTCGGCATCGGCGCACTGGTGCTGGAGGCGGCCCGCTTCACGCCGGCGTCGATCACGTGGGCACGGATCGCCCTCGGCATCGTCACGGCCATCGCCGTGGCGCGGTGGATGCTCTGGCCCCTGGTCAGGCGGCTGCCGGACGACCGGCTCGCGCTGTACCTGGAGGAGCGGGTGCCGCTGCTCGGTGGTGCCGTACTCACCGCCGCCACGCTCCGCTCCCGGGATACGACCGGCCACTCGGCCGTGCTCGAGCGTGGTCTGGTGGCCGATGCCACGCGTCGGCTCGATGCGTCGCCAGCCGTGCGCTCGCTGGAACGCCCCGCCACGCTGCGCGCGCTCGCGTGTGCGGCTGGCGCAGTGCTGGTGTTCGCGCTCCTGCTGCACTTCGGGCCACCGTACCTGCGGCTCGGTGCCACCCGGCTGCTGTCGCCGTCGCAGGCGGCGGCGCTCACGCCGGTCTATCACATCGCGCTCACCCCGGACTCGCTGGTGGTGCCGCGCGGCAGCGACGTGCAACTCGGTGCGGTGCTCGCGGGCTTCCGTCCCGAACTCGTGGAGCTGGTGATCCGCCGCGGTGCCGACACGGTGCCGGAGCGGATCGCCATGGGCGCGGGCACTGCGCCGGGGGCGCATGTCGTCCGCCTGTTCGATGTGACGGAGGATGCGGAGTTCCACGTCGAGGCCGCCGGCGTACGGTCCACGATGGGCCGCCTGATCGTGAAGGACCTGCCCGGTGTGGAGCGCATCGGCGTCGAGCTCCGATTCCCCGGCTATATGAACCTGGAGCCATCCGTCACGGACGACGGCGGCGACATCGCCGCGCCGGCCGGTGCGACGGCGCTGCTGAAGGTGCACGTCACGCGTCCCGTGTCGGCCGGTGTGCTGGTGTTCGACGCCGGCCCGCCGGTGCCGCTCACGCGGCTGGACGATTCCACCGTGACCGCGCAGTTCGGCGTGCGCCGCGACGGGTTCTACCGCGTGGAGCTCACGGCGCCCGATGGCACCGTGGTGCGGGGCACGGTCGAGTACATCGTGGACGCACTCGAGGACGCGGCGCCCGAGGTCCGCATCCGGCAGCCGGGCCGCGACCTCCGCCCGACCAGTGTGGACGAGGTCTTCATCCAGGTCGAGGCGTCCGACGACTATGGTGTCGGGCGGCTGGAGCTGCTGTACCGCGTGAACGGTGGCGCCGAGACGGTGGTCACGCTCACCGGCGGCACCGGCGTGCGCCCGCGTGACGTCATCGCGGCACACACGCTGTTCCTGGAGGAGATGTCGCTCGCGGCGGGTGACGTGGTGAGCTACTACGCGCGGGTGCTGGACAACGACCAGCGTCCACGCCCGAAGGCGGGCGTGAGCGACATCCAGTTCCTCACCATCCGGCCGTTCCGGCGCGACTATCGCCAGAACCAGCAGGGCGGCGGCGGCGAGGCCGGCGGGCCCCAGGAGATGAATCCGGGTTCACTCGTGCAGCGGCAGCGCGACATCGTGGCGGCCACATTCCGGACGGAACGGGATCGCGCCACCGCCGGCGCGTCCGCGCTGCGCGGTGACCTCAGCACGTTGCACCTCTCGCAGGGGCGTCTCCGGGCGGAGCTCGAGGCGCTGCTGCGGCGGGTGGCGCGTCCGGCGGCGCAGGCGGCCGACAGCAACTTCCGTGTGCTGGCCGACGTGCTGCCGAAGGCGGGCACCGAGATGAAGGCGGCCGAGGAGTTGCTGGTGCAGGGCCGCACCGGTGACGCACTGGCACCGGAACAGCGCGCGCTGCAGTGGCTGGAGAAGGCCGAGGCGGCCTTCCGCGAGGTGCAGGTGAGCATGCAGCAGCAGGGCGGTGGCGGCGGCGGTGGAGGCGGCAACGCCTCGGACCTGGCCGACCTGCTCGAGCTGCAGACCGACAAGATGCGCAACCAGTACGACCAGGTGCAGCGCTCCCGTGAGGAGGGTGGCGCGCGGCAGGCCGACGAGACGCTGGAACGGCTGAAGCGGCTCGCCGCGCGGCAGCAGCAGGAACTGGCGCGGCAGCGCGCATCGCAGGGGCAGCAGGGCAGTGCGGGTGGTGCGTCGCAGCGCCAGCTCGCCGAGGAGACGGAGGCTGCCGCCCGTCAACTGGAGCGACTCGCGCGCGAGCAGCAGTCGCCGGCGCTGTCACAGACCGCGCAGGAGATGCGCCAGGCGGCTGACGCGATGCGCCGTTCGGCGGCATCGGGTGGCAGCGGCGGCGGTGCCACGCAGGGCGGCGCCGCGGCACAGGCAGCGGCCGAGCGGCTCGAGTCCGCACGGCGCGCGCTGGAGTCCGCACGTGGTGCGGCCGCCAGCGCGGGGATCGGCGGCGCCACCGATCGTGCGCGCGCGCTGGCCGAGTCGCAGCGCGCAGTGCAGCGTGACGTGCGCGACATGGCCGCGACGGGAACGACGCGCGTCGAACAGCAGCGCACACTCGATGCACGGAAGCAGGAGATGGAAGCCGGCGTGACTGCGCTCGCGGCTGATCTCGACCGGCTCGCACGTGAGAACCGTCGCGCCAATCCCCGTGCCGCCCGCGCCGCGCAGGACGCCGCGGCCTCGATCCGGTCATCGCGCGTAGGTGAGAAGATCCGGTTCTCGCGCGACGTGCTGCGGTCCCGCGGCTCGGGTGAGTATGCGCGGAACCTGGAGCGCTCGATCCAGCAGGACCTGGACAGCCTCGAGCAGCGCGTGGCCGGTGCCGCGGTGGCCGCGCGCGAGGGACGCGACTCGTCGCAGCGGTCAACGCGGGCGCTGGCGCAGGCGCGAGACCTCGTGCGCGGCCTCAGCTCACTCGACGATCGCGTGCGTGAGCGCGCTGGCTCACCCCGCGCTGGCTCACCCGGCGCTGCTGCACCGGCTGAGGGTACCGCCGGCGGCGGCGCGCCGGAGGGACGCTCCGCGCAGGGTGGCGGTGCCGGGCAGGGCGCCCCGGGTGGCGGTGGCGGCGCGGGACGCCTGTCGGATGACGCGCGCCAGCTTTCGCGCGAGCTGGCGGCGCAGGGCGCGGCGGCACGGCAGCTTCGTCGCACGCTGCAGGGTACCGGCGCCGACACCCGTGAGCTGGATCGCGCCATCACGCGCCTCGACGCCCTGGACGGCGCGCAGGTGCTCGGCGACTCCGCCGCGCTGGCGCAGTTGCGCGGAGGGGTGGTCGAGAACCTGAAGGCCTTCGAATTCGCCCTGCGCCGCAAGCTCGGCGCCCCGGACGCCGGCGGGCCAGCGCTCGGCGGGTCGGGCCGAGTGCCGGCCCGGTACCGGGCGATGGTGGACGAGTACTTCCGGTCCCTGTCCGCTCGGCCGTGA
- a CDS encoding DUF4159 domain-containing protein translates to MTRRRLRWWIAGLLVLPLLALPAQRFRRGSPGETPSKNAQYTGRFTFLRVKFTPLGGGRDLKWDHDYPTSETHLMKILDEVSTIRPQLEGTSILSFADTALFTYPVAYVSEPGFWTMTPAELAGVRAYVHKGGFIIFDDFAGRHWQNFEEKWREAFPTLVPVKLDASHAIFDSFFRIEKLEMSHPNFGVASEFWGAYEDNDPSKRLVMVANFNNDIGDYMEFSDQGLLPVSLTNEAYKLAVNYVVYALTH, encoded by the coding sequence ATGACCCGTCGCCGCCTGCGCTGGTGGATCGCCGGCCTGCTGGTGCTGCCGCTGCTGGCCCTGCCGGCCCAGCGGTTCCGCCGCGGCTCGCCTGGGGAGACGCCGAGCAAGAACGCCCAGTACACCGGCCGCTTCACCTTCCTGCGCGTCAAGTTCACGCCCCTCGGCGGCGGGCGCGACCTCAAGTGGGACCACGACTATCCCACCTCCGAGACGCACCTGATGAAGATCCTCGACGAGGTGTCGACGATCCGGCCGCAGCTCGAGGGCACCAGCATCCTCTCGTTCGCCGACACGGCGCTCTTCACCTATCCGGTGGCGTACGTGTCGGAGCCGGGCTTCTGGACGATGACGCCGGCGGAACTGGCCGGGGTGCGCGCGTACGTGCACAAGGGCGGCTTCATCATCTTCGACGACTTCGCGGGCCGGCACTGGCAGAACTTCGAGGAGAAGTGGCGCGAGGCGTTCCCGACGCTGGTGCCGGTGAAGCTCGACGCGTCGCACGCGATCTTCGACTCGTTCTTCCGCATCGAGAAACTCGAGATGTCGCACCCGAACTTCGGCGTGGCCTCCGAGTTCTGGGGGGCGTACGAGGACAATGACCCGTCGAAGCGGCTGGTGATGGTGGCCAACTTCAACAACGACATCGGTGACTACATGGAGTTCTCCGACCAAGGCCTGCTCCCGGTCTCGCTCACCAACGAGGCGTACAAGCTCGCGGTGAACTACGTCGTCTACGCCCTCACTCACTGA
- a CDS encoding MoxR family ATPase has product MTVPRTDATPVDDIALAARLRDGRAAIMAELRKLIVGQEAVIEQALIALFAGGNCLIIGVPGLAKTLLVHTLAQVLDLQFARVQFTPDLMPSDITGTDIIQEDAETGRRRMAFVPGPLFTNILLADEVNRTPPKTQAALLEAMQERRVTVQGRTYPLEPPFFVFATQNPIELEGTYPLPEAQLDRFMFQVMVGYLTEDEELTVVQQTTAVQRHDFRRVMTAAEIVAYQQLVRRVPVAEAVARYAVHLVRATRPESPLAPPQVRDWVSYGASVRAAQYLVLGGKARALMHGRYHVGFDDIAALAAPVLRHRILLNFHAQAEKVTTDALVEILLASVPRPRAGVA; this is encoded by the coding sequence ATGACCGTCCCTCGCACCGACGCCACCCCCGTGGACGACATCGCTCTTGCCGCCCGCCTGCGCGACGGCCGCGCCGCGATCATGGCCGAGCTGCGCAAGCTGATCGTGGGGCAGGAGGCGGTGATCGAGCAGGCGCTCATCGCCCTCTTCGCCGGCGGCAACTGCCTGATCATCGGCGTGCCCGGGCTGGCCAAGACGCTGCTCGTGCACACGCTGGCGCAGGTGCTGGACCTGCAGTTCGCGCGGGTGCAGTTCACGCCGGACCTGATGCCGAGCGACATCACCGGCACCGACATCATCCAGGAGGATGCCGAGACCGGGCGGCGGCGGATGGCGTTCGTGCCCGGCCCGCTGTTCACGAACATCCTGCTGGCCGACGAGGTGAACCGCACGCCACCCAAGACGCAGGCCGCGCTGCTGGAAGCGATGCAGGAGCGGCGCGTGACGGTGCAGGGCCGCACGTACCCGCTCGAGCCGCCGTTCTTCGTCTTCGCGACGCAGAACCCGATCGAGCTGGAGGGGACCTACCCGCTGCCCGAGGCGCAGCTCGACCGCTTCATGTTCCAGGTGATGGTGGGCTACCTCACGGAGGACGAGGAGCTCACCGTGGTGCAGCAGACGACCGCCGTGCAGCGCCACGACTTCCGGCGCGTGATGACGGCGGCGGAGATCGTGGCGTACCAGCAGCTCGTGCGGCGGGTGCCGGTGGCGGAGGCGGTGGCGCGCTACGCGGTGCACCTGGTGCGCGCGACGCGCCCGGAGTCGCCGCTGGCCCCGCCGCAGGTGCGCGACTGGGTGAGTTACGGCGCGTCGGTGCGGGCCGCGCAGTACCTCGTGCTCGGCGGCAAGGCGCGGGCGCTGATGCACGGCCGCTACCATGTGGGCTTCGACGACATCGCCGCACTCGCGGCACCGGTGCTGCGGCATCGCATCCTGCTCAACTTCCATGCGCAGGCCGAGAAGGTCACCACCGACGCACTGGTCGAGATCCTGCTGGCGTCGGTGCCGCGGCCGCGGGCGGGCGTGGCGTGA